Proteins from a single region of Cytophagaceae bacterium:
- a CDS encoding DUF3365 domain-containing protein, with product MKKRTYTIAILFSGIIAVLACKTGKNPAQGIKKEEGLVLMEQNCYTCHSPNATESNRLAPPMIAVKKHYFTEKMSEEQFVNDLVSFVLNPTDEKSKMPGAKRRFNLMPKVEYSKSDVEKIAKYIYRNNIEQPEWFEEHYKKEMGNGNQMMEEDTSFLAKGKKLSMRAQQELGKNLMGALNKGGAVHAMNFCNDKAMFLTDSMANVLKVNVKRVSDKNRNPKNAANESEIAYIQLLKDNLKMGIEPKPGSKVIDGKKVGYYPILTNQMCMQCHGSEAEINSETMEKISKYYPADKAKGYKPNEIRGLWVVE from the coding sequence ATGAAGAAAAGAACATACACTATCGCAATTTTATTTTCGGGTATAATCGCAGTTTTAGCTTGTAAAACAGGAAAAAATCCTGCTCAAGGTATTAAAAAAGAGGAAGGGCTGGTATTGATGGAACAAAACTGTTACACTTGTCATAGTCCAAATGCTACAGAAAGTAATCGGTTGGCTCCTCCCATGATCGCTGTAAAAAAACATTATTTTACAGAAAAAATGTCGGAAGAGCAATTCGTCAATGATTTGGTGAGTTTTGTCTTGAATCCAACTGATGAAAAATCAAAAATGCCGGGGGCAAAACGTCGGTTTAATCTTATGCCGAAAGTGGAATATTCGAAAAGTGATGTTGAGAAAATTGCAAAATATATATACAGAAACAACATTGAGCAGCCTGAGTGGTTTGAAGAGCATTATAAAAAAGAAATGGGAAACGGCAATCAGATGATGGAAGAGGATACCTCATTTCTGGCAAAAGGAAAGAAATTGTCCATGAGAGCTCAGCAAGAACTTGGAAAAAATTTGATGGGAGCCTTAAACAAAGGCGGAGCAGTACATGCGATGAATTTTTGCAATGACAAAGCCATGTTTTTGACAGATAGTATGGCCAATGTTTTAAAGGTAAATGTAAAAAGAGTTTCAGATAAAAACAGAAACCCAAAAAATGCTGCAAATGAATCCGAAATAGCTTATATACAGTTGCTTAAAGATAATCTTAAAATGGGTATTGAACCAAAACCTGGCAGCAAAGTCATTGATGGTAAAAAAGTAGGGTATTATCCAATACTGACCAATCAGATGTGTATGCAATGCCACGGCAGCGAGGCAGAAATTAATTCGGAAACGATGGAGAAAATTTCAAAGTATTATCCGGCTGATAAAGCAAAAGGTTATAAGCCCAACGAAATCAGAGGCTTGTGGGTGGTTGAATAA
- a CDS encoding insulinase family protein has product MSEYQLYTLPNGIRVAHKFVSNTKIAHCGIMLDIGSRDEKPHQAGLAHFWEHMAFKGTQKRKAYHIINSLEAVGGELNAYTTKEKICFYASVLDTHFEKAVDLLSDIAFNSIFPEKQLEVERGVILEEMSMYLDSPEDAIQDEFDAIVFPQHQLGINILGTQESVKAFKREDFLNFISENLDTDKVIFSVVGNLEPKKVQKMAEKYLGDILPKHTQRIRLTPDIYFTQNQILEKNNNQAHVAIGRQAYALHHKNRLPFFALVNLLGGPGMNSRFNLTLREKYGLVYQIEANYTSFSDTGFFGIFFGTDPQNLNKSLKLVKKELEILKERKMGDVQIRTLKEQLKGQLAMAEESNQGFMLMMAKSILDLGKVETLSQIFDEIDDINAGVLQDLANEMFDNEELSQLIYK; this is encoded by the coding sequence ATGTCTGAATATCAATTATATACGCTACCTAATGGAATCAGGGTAGCTCATAAATTTGTCTCAAATACCAAAATTGCCCACTGCGGTATCATGCTTGATATTGGCAGTCGCGATGAAAAACCTCACCAGGCCGGGCTGGCCCATTTTTGGGAGCATATGGCCTTTAAAGGCACTCAAAAACGTAAAGCTTACCACATTATCAACAGCCTGGAGGCAGTAGGAGGGGAGCTCAATGCCTATACCACCAAAGAGAAGATTTGTTTTTATGCTTCAGTTTTAGACACCCATTTCGAAAAGGCAGTTGATTTATTGTCTGATATTGCCTTCAATAGTATTTTTCCCGAAAAGCAACTCGAAGTTGAGCGTGGGGTGATCCTGGAGGAGATGTCGATGTACCTCGACTCGCCCGAAGATGCCATTCAGGATGAGTTTGACGCTATTGTTTTTCCACAACATCAGCTGGGAATCAATATTTTGGGTACTCAGGAAAGTGTAAAAGCCTTTAAAAGAGAAGATTTCCTGAATTTTATTTCTGAAAATCTTGATACCGATAAAGTTATCTTTTCTGTGGTAGGAAATCTGGAGCCAAAGAAAGTACAAAAAATGGCAGAAAAATATCTTGGGGATATTTTACCTAAGCATACGCAAAGAATAAGATTGACACCCGATATTTATTTCACCCAAAACCAAATATTAGAAAAAAACAATAACCAGGCACATGTAGCTATTGGTCGCCAGGCTTATGCCTTGCATCACAAAAACAGGCTTCCTTTTTTTGCACTGGTCAATTTGCTGGGCGGGCCGGGAATGAATTCTCGTTTTAACCTTACTCTTCGTGAAAAATATGGCCTGGTGTATCAGATAGAGGCCAATTATACAAGTTTTAGCGATACCGGTTTCTTTGGGATATTTTTTGGTACTGACCCGCAAAATCTCAATAAATCTCTAAAACTTGTCAAAAAAGAATTGGAGATCCTGAAAGAACGAAAAATGGGTGATGTTCAGATCAGAACCTTGAAGGAGCAGCTTAAGGGTCAACTTGCCATGGCTGAAGAAAGCAATCAGGGTTTTATGCTCATGATGGCCAAAAGTATTCTGGATTTGGGTAAAGTGGAAACTTTAAGTCAAATTTTTGATGAAATTGATGATATAAATGCCGGAGTCTTGCAGGATTTAGCCAATGAAATGTTTGATAACGAAGAGCTTTCGCAGTTGATTTACAAATAA
- a CDS encoding GNAT family N-acetyltransferase, translating to MNFLEESCTFYTLTPELIESSNQFDCGHSDLNEFFLKDAESYANQLLGKSYCFIDNNDLKSIVCAFSISNDSIKASLLPRGRKDKVTKQIPHVKTSKNYPAVLIGRLGVSVNYKNQGIGKSLMDFIKSWFIDPQNKTGCRFVVVDAYNENLPIKYYKSCGFDFLFSTEDQEKRYSNIQSSDPLKTRLMFFDLILLKNQL from the coding sequence TTGAACTTTTTAGAAGAATCCTGCACTTTTTACACACTCACACCAGAATTAATTGAATCTTCTAATCAATTTGATTGTGGTCATTCTGACTTAAATGAATTTTTTCTAAAAGATGCTGAAAGTTATGCCAATCAATTACTGGGCAAATCCTATTGTTTTATTGATAATAATGATTTAAAATCAATAGTTTGTGCATTCTCTATTTCAAACGATAGTATAAAGGCAAGTCTGTTACCCAGAGGCAGAAAAGATAAAGTAACTAAACAAATCCCTCATGTCAAAACCTCTAAAAATTACCCCGCAGTTTTAATAGGAAGGCTTGGTGTCAGTGTAAATTACAAAAATCAAGGAATTGGAAAAAGTTTAATGGACTTTATAAAATCATGGTTTATTGACCCACAAAATAAAACCGGATGTCGTTTTGTTGTCGTTGATGCATATAATGAAAACCTACCTATTAAATATTATAAATCATGTGGTTTTGATTTTCTTTTTAGTACAGAAGATCAGGAGAAACGTTATTCAAATATTCAATCTTCAGATCCATTAAAAACCAGATTAATGTTCTTCGATTTAATTCTTTTGAAAAATCAATTATAA
- a CDS encoding ferredoxin--NADP reductase, which yields MKSYFLQVKEVIRETEDTVTILFWHPLSEQIKYLAGQFLTVSIPGPDGKKVKRSYSMSTSPASDTAVGITVKRVHKGLVSNYLNDQIKTGDFLEVIEPMGNFTFNPATFNGKHLILIGAGSGITPLMSIAKTALKTLPGLKVSLLYGSRNENQIIFKKELDALESTFHGRFGVTHIISQSTDTWVGLKGRIHQANTIMWLKEIDADLKNDQIFVCGPEEIIDNTLKIAELYDIPKERMHYERFNAPVNTDSENEGGEELKKQTVTVKYDGETHEFEVEPHQTILEAALDQNIELPYSCQAGMCTACLGKCTSGKIKMDEEEGLTDKEIEQGYVLTCVSHPITEGVILEID from the coding sequence ATGAAATCATATTTTTTGCAGGTAAAAGAGGTAATCAGAGAAACTGAAGACACGGTAACTATACTTTTTTGGCATCCACTAAGTGAACAAATAAAATATTTAGCAGGGCAATTTTTAACTGTATCCATACCGGGACCCGACGGTAAAAAGGTAAAAAGAAGCTACTCGATGAGCACTTCACCTGCCTCTGACACCGCTGTTGGCATTACAGTAAAACGTGTTCACAAAGGACTGGTTTCCAATTATTTAAACGACCAAATAAAAACCGGAGACTTTCTGGAAGTAATTGAGCCTATGGGGAACTTCACGTTCAATCCGGCAACTTTTAACGGCAAACATCTGATATTAATCGGAGCAGGTAGTGGTATAACTCCCCTGATGTCCATTGCTAAAACTGCCCTCAAAACACTTCCCGGCTTAAAAGTTAGCCTGCTTTATGGCAGCCGAAACGAAAACCAGATTATTTTTAAAAAGGAATTGGATGCTTTAGAAAGCACCTTTCATGGAAGATTTGGTGTAACGCATATAATCAGTCAAAGCACCGATACCTGGGTGGGACTGAAAGGCAGAATACATCAGGCAAATACCATCATGTGGTTGAAAGAAATTGATGCGGATTTAAAAAATGACCAGATTTTTGTATGCGGACCTGAAGAAATCATTGATAATACACTTAAAATAGCTGAGTTATATGACATCCCCAAAGAAAGGATGCACTATGAGCGGTTTAACGCTCCTGTAAACACCGATTCCGAAAATGAAGGTGGCGAAGAGCTAAAAAAACAAACAGTTACTGTTAAATACGACGGAGAAACGCATGAATTCGAGGTAGAACCACACCAAACTATCCTTGAAGCCGCCCTGGACCAGAATATTGAGTTACCCTACTCGTGCCAGGCCGGTATGTGTACGGCATGCCTGGGAAAATGTACTTCTGGAAAAATCAAAATGGACGAAGAAGAGGGATTGACCGACAAGGAAATCGAGCAAGGCTATGTGCTGACCTGCGTGTCACACCCAATTACAGAAGGAGTGATTTTAGAGATTGATTAA
- a CDS encoding NAD-dependent epimerase/dehydratase family protein, protein MKVLITGATGLVGSALLKKLNSMGHEISVLVRNAQDFLLQNSALRNIKIIEGDILDVLVLSQATVDKDWVIHAAAVVSFSPKDRASLYKTNVEGTANVVNSCLENKVKKLLYVSSVAAFGRPAINKENKDQTFNVYENQKWEDSDSNSHYAISKFKGEEEVWRGMAEGLDVVVVNPSIIFGEGDWNRSSTKILKYIFEEKPFYTAGYLNYIDLEDLVNISVELLESDIKNERFCVSAGMISYKDFFEKVALKFGKRPPAIEVKSFWLAIIWRLEAIRSFFMGSDPLITKETARSASMKIHYDNSKIIKALGYKFNSLDNTLNRICPYFLAKAQK, encoded by the coding sequence ATGAAGGTGTTGATTACAGGTGCTACCGGGTTGGTTGGGTCTGCATTATTAAAAAAACTGAATTCTATGGGTCATGAAATCAGTGTTTTGGTAAGAAACGCCCAGGATTTTTTATTACAGAATTCGGCCCTTCGAAATATTAAAATTATTGAAGGAGATATACTGGATGTATTGGTCCTTTCTCAGGCAACAGTAGATAAAGATTGGGTCATTCATGCAGCAGCGGTTGTCTCATTTTCGCCTAAAGACAGGGCAAGTTTGTATAAAACCAACGTCGAGGGTACAGCCAATGTCGTGAATTCCTGTTTGGAAAACAAAGTTAAAAAACTGCTTTATGTGAGTTCGGTGGCTGCTTTTGGAAGGCCAGCTATCAATAAGGAAAACAAGGACCAGACCTTCAATGTATATGAAAATCAAAAGTGGGAAGATTCTGATTCCAATTCGCATTATGCCATTTCTAAATTTAAAGGAGAAGAAGAAGTTTGGCGTGGTATGGCCGAAGGTCTTGATGTGGTGGTGGTAAATCCATCCATAATTTTTGGTGAAGGCGACTGGAATCGTTCCTCTACAAAGATTTTAAAATATATTTTCGAAGAAAAACCTTTTTATACTGCAGGTTATCTCAATTATATTGACCTGGAAGATTTGGTCAATATTTCAGTTGAATTGCTTGAGAGCGATATCAAAAATGAAAGATTTTGTGTTTCTGCCGGTATGATTTCGTATAAAGATTTTTTTGAAAAAGTGGCTCTTAAATTTGGTAAAAGACCGCCGGCAATTGAGGTGAAATCTTTTTGGTTGGCCATAATCTGGCGTTTGGAAGCAATTCGTTCCTTTTTTATGGGCTCTGATCCACTCATAACCAAAGAGACTGCGAGGTCGGCCTCAATGAAAATACATTACGATAACAGCAAGATAATTAAGGCTTTAGGGTATAAGTTTAATTCTTTAGACAATACTTTGAATCGTATTTGCCCATATTTTCTGGCAAAAGCTCAAAAATAG
- a CDS encoding ribonuclease, producing the protein MEKTKIPEFVKYLIFLLLGIVIGYFVRKNHISDTNNPAHQTEISIQEKNESSAKKSTQNTDFETPKDFPKYVNEVLEYVTKYQKAPEGYVGGRKFKNLEKLLPQKSDSGQRINYQEWDVHEHVEGQNRGAERLVTGDDGSAYYTDDHYDSFKKIR; encoded by the coding sequence ATGGAAAAAACCAAAATCCCTGAATTTGTTAAATATCTGATATTCCTGCTCCTGGGTATTGTGATAGGTTATTTTGTAAGAAAAAACCACATTTCAGATACTAATAATCCGGCACATCAAACCGAAATAAGTATTCAAGAAAAAAATGAAAGTAGTGCCAAAAAATCAACTCAAAATACAGATTTTGAAACCCCTAAGGACTTCCCAAAATATGTAAATGAAGTTTTAGAATATGTAACAAAATACCAAAAAGCACCTGAAGGGTATGTGGGTGGCAGGAAATTTAAAAATCTTGAGAAATTATTACCACAGAAATCAGACAGCGGGCAAAGAATAAATTATCAGGAATGGGATGTTCACGAGCATGTAGAAGGTCAAAACCGCGGAGCCGAAAGGTTGGTAACCGGGGATGACGGCAGTGCATATTATACCGATGACCATTATGATTCTTTCAAAAAAATAAGATAA
- a CDS encoding aminotransferase class V-fold PLP-dependent enzyme: MGKLLRKTNPIKVQPELFENDFFENLRQTEYANLEESGQIYLDFTGGNLYPKSIVEKHFNYLLSGVYGNPHSTNPSSRQSTIHVDEARKAVLDYFSAGDDYYCIFTSNASAALQIVGECYPFSSESVFLLTADNHNSVNGIREYCKLKGGHYQYIQLNYEDLKINAQKLEEGLNGFEKETNKLFAFPGQSNVSGIKHPLELIEKAHKKGWDVLLDAAAFVPTSKLDLTQYKPDYVSVSFYKIFGYPTGLGCLLLKKDKFAKLKKPWFAGGTVTWVSVNYESYFLTENHERFENGTVNYLEIPAIKNGLEFIQKIGIEKISDRIKSLNAYLIHQFENLKHSNGETLFNFFGTKNHDEKGGTFIFNVKGADGKQFPFELVEQKANERLISVRTGCFCNPGIDEVNSCVTTDELAEFYTSRDHGSYHDWVTFVGKIRGAIRLSVGIATTQSDLDTFFGFVTETFKDKNTQDLI, from the coding sequence TTGGGAAAATTACTTCGAAAAACAAACCCAATAAAAGTGCAACCGGAATTATTTGAAAATGATTTCTTTGAAAATCTGAGACAAACAGAATATGCAAATCTGGAAGAGTCAGGGCAGATTTACCTTGATTTTACAGGGGGAAATCTATACCCTAAAAGCATCGTCGAAAAACACTTTAATTATTTACTATCAGGTGTTTACGGAAACCCCCACTCCACTAACCCAAGTTCTCGTCAATCAACAATTCATGTCGATGAAGCCAGAAAAGCGGTATTGGATTATTTCAGTGCCGGGGACGATTATTATTGCATATTTACTTCTAATGCATCGGCTGCCCTACAAATAGTGGGCGAATGTTATCCTTTTTCTTCTGAATCGGTTTTTTTGCTCACTGCTGACAATCATAATTCAGTTAACGGAATCAGGGAATATTGCAAGCTCAAGGGCGGGCATTATCAATATATTCAGCTCAACTATGAAGACCTGAAAATTAATGCTCAAAAACTGGAAGAAGGCCTGAATGGCTTTGAAAAAGAGACCAATAAGCTTTTCGCTTTTCCGGGTCAATCCAATGTTTCCGGCATAAAACATCCCCTCGAATTAATTGAAAAAGCCCATAAAAAAGGCTGGGATGTTTTGCTCGACGCTGCTGCATTTGTACCCACATCCAAACTTGATCTGACCCAATATAAGCCTGATTATGTGTCGGTTTCGTTTTACAAAATCTTTGGATACCCTACCGGCCTGGGTTGCTTGTTATTAAAAAAAGACAAATTTGCGAAGCTTAAAAAGCCTTGGTTTGCAGGTGGGACAGTAACTTGGGTATCAGTCAATTATGAAAGTTACTTTTTGACTGAAAACCACGAAAGATTTGAAAACGGAACAGTAAATTATCTGGAAATTCCTGCTATAAAAAATGGTCTGGAGTTTATTCAAAAAATAGGAATTGAGAAAATTTCGGACAGAATAAAATCTCTGAATGCTTATTTGATTCATCAGTTTGAAAACCTCAAACACAGCAATGGCGAAACTTTATTTAACTTTTTTGGCACAAAAAATCATGATGAAAAGGGCGGAACTTTCATTTTCAATGTAAAAGGAGCCGACGGAAAGCAGTTTCCGTTTGAGTTGGTAGAGCAAAAAGCAAATGAAAGGTTAATTTCGGTCCGAACCGGCTGCTTTTGCAATCCTGGCATTGATGAGGTCAACAGCTGTGTGACTACCGATGAACTGGCCGAATTTTACACCAGTCGTGACCATGGAAGTTATCATGACTGGGTGACATTTGTAGGCAAAATCAGAGGGGCAATCCGACTTTCGGTGGGTATTGCCACCACCCAAAGCGACCTGGACACATTTTTTGGTTTTGTTACCGAAACATTCAAAGATAAAAACACCCAAGACCTTATCTGA
- a CDS encoding barstar family protein, which translates to MNNLSICIPADFPEEFGVIKIDANKTKTLREFYEVMAEVFEFPDYFGFNLDSFDEMINDLSWIEDEKLAVYFENSESFLVNERNETKIITLLDMLDATCEDWKWMEEVDDELPKKSLLFGFSAGERIQDLLNKLS; encoded by the coding sequence ATGAATAACCTTTCAATATGTATTCCGGCAGATTTCCCTGAAGAATTTGGGGTAATAAAAATAGATGCCAACAAAACCAAAACCCTTCGTGAATTTTACGAAGTAATGGCCGAAGTCTTTGAATTTCCCGATTATTTTGGATTTAATCTTGACTCTTTTGACGAAATGATCAATGATCTGAGCTGGATTGAGGATGAAAAACTGGCTGTATATTTCGAAAATTCGGAATCTTTTTTGGTCAACGAACGCAACGAAACCAAAATCATTACCTTGCTCGACATGCTGGATGCTACTTGTGAAGATTGGAAATGGATGGAAGAGGTGGATGATGAATTGCCAAAAAAAAGCTTGCTTTTTGGGTTTTCGGCAGGAGAAAGAATTCAGGACTTATTGAACAAACTTTCCTGA